Proteins from one Salinispora arenicola genomic window:
- a CDS encoding NUDIX domain-containing protein — MSISWADSYVGQLRALAGDRTLMFVGARAVVQDNASRILLIQRADNGHWAMPAGAMELGESIADCAVREVREETGLRALRVSAFALYTGPDRTHTNMYGHTYQIFTAAFRVDQWDGELTRITDETTDAAFFDRGHLPSPLSASVPETLADLDVFEQTNRLILK, encoded by the coding sequence GTGAGCATTTCCTGGGCAGATTCATACGTCGGTCAGCTGCGCGCCCTCGCCGGCGACCGGACGCTGATGTTCGTCGGCGCCCGCGCGGTGGTACAGGACAACGCGAGCCGGATCCTGCTGATCCAACGCGCCGACAACGGGCACTGGGCCATGCCGGCGGGGGCGATGGAACTGGGCGAGTCGATCGCCGACTGTGCCGTACGGGAGGTCCGGGAGGAAACCGGGCTGCGCGCCCTTCGGGTCAGCGCCTTCGCCCTCTACACCGGGCCGGACCGCACCCACACCAACATGTACGGGCACACATACCAGATCTTCACCGCGGCCTTCCGGGTGGACCAGTGGGACGGGGAACTCACCCGGATCACCGACGAGACCACCGATGCCGCCTTCTTCGACCGCGGCCACCTGCCCAGCCCACTGTCGGCCAGCGTTCCGGAGACCCTCGCCGACCTGGACGTCTTCGAGCAGACGAACCGCCTGATCCTCAAGTAG
- a CDS encoding FKBP-type peptidyl-prolyl cis-trans isomerase codes for MPATHLEQGVDAVSERTQNRAQKSERRLAAQLAAQKAAEAKRRRQAWAGGLAGVAVVAILVTVFVLVAPGDDDETEPAAAGTPSAAASAPAGGGEGVELPEGADPALNTAPTVTAGEGELSELVVTPLIEGTGPKVESGQSIIANYVGVLYGDGEEFDSSWSRGQPATFPIGVGAVIPGWDQGLVGVTIGSRVQLDIPAELAYGTEPAGGRPAGPLRFVVDVLGVE; via the coding sequence ATGCCGGCCACCCACCTCGAACAGGGAGTCGACGCCGTGAGCGAGCGGACGCAGAACCGGGCACAGAAGTCGGAGCGGCGGTTGGCCGCGCAGCTCGCCGCGCAGAAGGCGGCCGAAGCGAAGCGGCGTCGGCAGGCCTGGGCCGGCGGTCTCGCCGGGGTTGCCGTGGTGGCGATTCTGGTCACCGTGTTCGTGCTGGTCGCGCCAGGGGACGACGATGAGACGGAACCGGCGGCGGCGGGCACCCCGTCGGCGGCTGCCTCCGCCCCGGCTGGGGGCGGCGAGGGCGTCGAACTTCCGGAAGGGGCCGACCCCGCGCTGAACACCGCACCGACCGTGACGGCGGGCGAGGGTGAGCTGAGCGAACTCGTCGTCACCCCACTGATCGAGGGCACCGGCCCCAAGGTGGAATCCGGTCAATCGATCATCGCCAACTACGTCGGCGTCCTCTACGGCGACGGTGAGGAGTTCGACTCCTCCTGGTCACGTGGGCAGCCGGCGACCTTCCCGATCGGTGTCGGCGCGGTGATCCCGGGCTGGGACCAGGGCCTGGTCGGTGTGACCATCGGCAGCCGGGTGCAGCTGGACATCCCCGCCGAGCTGGCCTACGGCACCGAGCCGGCCGGCGGCAGGCCGGCCGGCCCACTGCGCTTCGTCGTGGACGTGCTCGGCGTCGAGTGA
- a CDS encoding HAD family hydrolase, which translates to MVAAVIFDLDGVIVDSEPVWEEVRRAYVAAHGGTWQADSQRRLMGMSTGEWSRYLSGELGVDRTAEQVATEVVADMSRRYAQRVPLISGAVDVVRRTAGRWPLGLASSSPTQLIRAALDATGLSDTFGATLSTEQTAHGKPAPDVYLAVAARLGVDPAHCVAIEDSANGVRSAAAAGMAVVAVPHGAYPLEPDAERLAGVVLSSIDELTPEIVATAHGGRGEQRPDTADQQRS; encoded by the coding sequence ATGGTGGCTGCGGTGATCTTCGACCTGGACGGCGTGATCGTGGACTCCGAGCCGGTCTGGGAGGAGGTCCGGCGGGCGTACGTGGCGGCGCACGGCGGCACGTGGCAGGCCGACTCACAGCGCCGGCTGATGGGCATGAGCACCGGCGAGTGGTCCCGCTATCTGAGCGGGGAACTGGGTGTCGACCGGACGGCCGAGCAGGTCGCCACCGAGGTGGTGGCGGACATGTCTCGGCGGTACGCGCAACGCGTACCGCTGATCAGCGGCGCCGTCGATGTCGTACGGCGGACGGCCGGGCGCTGGCCGCTGGGCCTGGCCAGTTCCTCGCCGACCCAGCTGATCCGGGCGGCGCTGGACGCGACCGGGCTCAGCGACACGTTCGGCGCGACGCTGTCGACCGAGCAGACGGCGCACGGCAAGCCAGCCCCGGACGTCTACCTGGCGGTCGCCGCGCGGCTCGGCGTCGACCCGGCCCACTGTGTCGCGATCGAGGACTCCGCCAACGGTGTACGGTCCGCGGCTGCCGCGGGGATGGCCGTGGTGGCGGTACCGCACGGGGCGTACCCACTGGAACCGGACGCCGAGCGGCTCGCCGGGGTGGTGCTCTCCTCGATCGACGAGCTGACGCCGGAGATCGTGGCGACGGCCCACGGCGGCAGGGGCGAGCAACGGCCGGACACGGCAGACCAACAGCGCAGCTAA
- a CDS encoding Ku protein — protein MRAIWKGAVSFGLVSIGVKLYSATEEKDIRFHQVHRDDGGRIRYKRTCQVCGEEVSYDDIAKGYDIGGGELVILTDDDFADLPLNTSRAIDVLEFVPAEQVDPILYNKSYFLEPEGTATKPYVLLRNALTDSERVAIVKVAIRQREQLATLRVHQGVLLLNTMLWPDEIRKPDFGFLDEDLKVRPPELAMASSLIDSMAGDFQPDVFTDDYRAALQEVIDAKVEGREVVQPEEAEEAPAAAVDLMAALKASVERAQAARGEKPTGRGAGEPTPISAARSAQRKAAEQKAPPKKAAGKRNDKGASAKTAGKKTADKKAATGKKAAGQKAEPAKKAAAKKTTRKTA, from the coding sequence ATGCGGGCCATCTGGAAAGGAGCCGTGTCGTTTGGGCTCGTCTCGATCGGCGTGAAACTGTATTCGGCAACCGAGGAGAAAGACATTCGGTTCCACCAGGTGCACCGGGACGATGGTGGCCGGATCCGCTACAAGCGCACCTGCCAGGTCTGTGGCGAGGAGGTCAGCTACGACGACATCGCCAAGGGATACGACATCGGCGGCGGCGAGTTGGTCATCCTCACCGACGACGACTTCGCGGACCTGCCGCTGAACACCTCACGGGCCATCGACGTGCTGGAGTTCGTCCCCGCCGAGCAGGTCGACCCGATCCTCTACAACAAGTCGTACTTTCTCGAACCGGAGGGCACCGCCACCAAACCCTACGTGTTGCTGCGCAACGCGCTGACCGACTCCGAGCGCGTGGCCATCGTCAAGGTGGCGATCCGCCAACGCGAGCAACTCGCGACGCTCCGGGTCCACCAGGGGGTGCTGCTGCTCAACACGATGTTGTGGCCCGACGAGATCCGGAAGCCGGACTTCGGCTTCCTCGACGAGGACCTGAAGGTCCGGCCCCCGGAACTGGCGATGGCCAGTTCCCTGATCGACTCGATGGCGGGTGACTTCCAACCGGACGTCTTCACCGACGACTACCGGGCCGCCCTACAGGAAGTGATCGACGCGAAGGTGGAGGGCCGCGAGGTCGTGCAACCGGAGGAGGCTGAAGAGGCTCCGGCGGCGGCGGTGGACCTGATGGCGGCGCTGAAGGCATCCGTGGAGCGGGCCCAGGCAGCGCGTGGCGAGAAGCCCACCGGCCGGGGGGCGGGCGAACCGACACCGATCTCGGCGGCGCGTTCGGCGCAGCGAAAAGCGGCCGAGCAGAAGGCCCCACCCAAAAAAGCCGCCGGCAAGAGGAACGACAAGGGCGCGTCCGCGAAGACGGCCGGGAAGAAGACAGCCGATAAGAAAGCGGCGACCGGCAAGAAGGCCGCGGGGCAGAAGGCGGAGCCGGCCAAGAAGGCGGCCGCCAAGAAGACCACCCGCAAAACGGCCTGA
- a CDS encoding NADPH:quinone reductase has product MKAIVYERTGDATVLRPVDRPVPEPGAGEVLVRMAVAGVNPTDWKARRHGQLPAGWQTPGQDGAGVIEAVGEGVDRSLIGERVWVWEAAWQRPWGTTAEYTVLPARQAVRLGAVSFDLGACLGIPFLTAHRCLTAGEYLPDALHAGALADHTVLVQGGAGAVGNAAIQLARWADACVIATVSSAEKGKLAAAAGADLVVNYREQDVVAEVRKIAPEGVHAIVEVSTRNSDTDVQLLRTGGAVCVYADDGGGEVALPVRPLMALNARWQFVLVYTAPKAAKAQAVVDVAAAVEQGGVRVGEEAGLPLHHYPLTAAGAAHQAVEEGTVGKVLINTTDDR; this is encoded by the coding sequence ATGAAAGCGATCGTGTACGAGCGCACCGGCGACGCCACGGTGCTGCGACCGGTCGACCGGCCGGTGCCCGAGCCCGGGGCCGGCGAGGTGCTGGTCCGGATGGCGGTCGCGGGAGTGAACCCGACGGACTGGAAGGCACGACGACACGGCCAGCTGCCGGCCGGCTGGCAGACGCCCGGCCAGGACGGTGCGGGTGTCATCGAGGCGGTCGGCGAGGGCGTGGACCGGTCCCTCATCGGCGAACGCGTCTGGGTGTGGGAGGCCGCCTGGCAGCGGCCCTGGGGAACGACCGCCGAGTACACGGTGCTCCCCGCCCGGCAGGCCGTCCGCCTCGGTGCCGTCTCCTTCGACCTCGGCGCGTGCCTGGGCATTCCGTTCCTGACCGCGCACCGGTGCCTGACCGCCGGTGAGTACCTGCCGGACGCGCTGCACGCGGGGGCGCTCGCTGACCACACCGTGCTGGTGCAGGGTGGAGCGGGCGCGGTGGGCAACGCGGCGATCCAGCTCGCGCGCTGGGCGGACGCCTGCGTCATCGCCACGGTGAGCAGCGCGGAGAAGGGGAAGCTCGCGGCGGCGGCCGGGGCCGACCTCGTGGTCAACTACCGGGAACAGGACGTGGTGGCGGAGGTCCGCAAGATCGCACCGGAGGGCGTCCACGCGATCGTCGAGGTCTCCACGCGCAACAGTGACACCGATGTGCAGCTCCTTCGGACCGGCGGCGCGGTGTGTGTGTACGCCGACGACGGGGGCGGCGAGGTGGCCCTGCCGGTCCGGCCGCTCATGGCCTTGAACGCCCGCTGGCAGTTCGTCCTGGTCTACACCGCGCCGAAGGCCGCGAAAGCGCAGGCGGTCGTGGATGTGGCGGCGGCGGTGGAGCAGGGTGGCGTCCGGGTGGGTGAGGAGGCGGGGCTGCCGCTGCACCACTACCCGTTGACGGCGGCCGGCGCGGCGCACCAGGCGGTGGAGGAGGGGACGGTCGGCAAGGTGTTGATCAACACCACGGACGACCGGTGA
- a CDS encoding ATP-dependent DNA ligase, translating to MPGVPPKPMLAMTGELPAGAGWAYEFKWDGIRALADLSGGRRHVYARSGVEITVAYPELAGLPAQVDNALLDGEVVLFGAAGQPSFTALAERMHVRESGRAARLAATLPVTYLIFDLLRLDGVDLTGHSWQQRRAALDGLGLAGPRWAVPPVFWDGPATYQAAGEHGLEGVMAKRIGSIYRPGTRSPDWVKVKLEVTGDFVVGGWRPGARRLGGLLVGVPRPDGRLTFRGRVGGGIGAALERELLRELEPLRAAGSPFAGDLPREDARTAVWVSPRVVVEVKYGQLTPDGRLRFPRVLRLRPDKPAEEVDDAG from the coding sequence GTGCCCGGCGTGCCGCCCAAGCCGATGCTCGCGATGACCGGGGAGTTGCCGGCGGGTGCCGGCTGGGCGTACGAGTTCAAGTGGGACGGGATACGCGCCCTGGCTGACCTCTCCGGCGGCCGACGACACGTGTACGCCCGTTCCGGCGTCGAGATCACCGTCGCCTACCCGGAACTGGCGGGCCTGCCCGCGCAGGTGGACAACGCACTCCTTGATGGCGAGGTGGTGCTTTTTGGTGCCGCTGGGCAGCCGTCGTTCACGGCGCTCGCCGAGCGGATGCACGTCCGGGAGTCGGGTCGGGCCGCGAGGCTGGCGGCGACGCTGCCCGTCACGTACCTGATCTTCGACCTGCTACGCCTCGATGGTGTCGACCTGACCGGCCACTCGTGGCAACAACGGCGGGCCGCCCTGGACGGGTTGGGGCTGGCCGGCCCACGATGGGCGGTTCCCCCGGTCTTCTGGGACGGCCCGGCCACCTACCAGGCGGCGGGGGAGCACGGTCTGGAGGGGGTGATGGCCAAGCGGATCGGTTCGATCTATCGGCCGGGTACCCGGTCGCCGGACTGGGTCAAGGTCAAGTTGGAGGTGACCGGCGACTTCGTCGTGGGTGGCTGGCGGCCGGGAGCGCGCCGGCTTGGCGGACTGTTGGTCGGGGTGCCCCGGCCCGACGGCCGACTCACGTTCCGGGGGCGGGTCGGCGGTGGCATCGGCGCGGCGTTGGAGCGGGAACTGCTGCGCGAGTTGGAACCGCTGCGTGCGGCCGGTTCACCCTTCGCCGGGGACCTACCCCGCGAGGACGCCCGGACCGCGGTCTGGGTGTCACCCCGGGTCGTGGTGGAGGTCAAGTACGGCCAGCTCACCCCGGACGGGCGACTGCGTTTCCCGCGGGTGCTGCGGTTACGTCCGGACAAACCCGCCGAGGAGGTCGACGATGCCGGCTGA
- a CDS encoding SCO6745 family protein produces the protein MTGDAGRVARLMWIHFEPVHAVTYFHPRARAAYEAAGLRGYWRGYFAGRSAPLGAITAAPVAAAFYHFAPHMVQRALPAVWKLASPEEALRARLTGAVQALAELTYELPESHLTETADLLETAAVEVEGAGRVLGAANAALPRGEYPLARLWQAATVLREHRGDGHVAALVAADLDPVETLAWRVAVGMRAANLLGRGWTEEEWAAARGRLHDRGWLTTDGAPTERGRDGFGAVEDATDAAATRPWQALGPERTARVRELLEPMVRTGHTIIPPDNPIGLPPLG, from the coding sequence ATGACAGGCGACGCGGGGCGGGTAGCCCGGTTGATGTGGATCCACTTCGAGCCGGTCCACGCGGTGACGTACTTCCATCCCCGAGCCCGCGCCGCGTACGAGGCGGCCGGGCTACGCGGCTACTGGCGGGGCTACTTCGCCGGTCGGTCCGCGCCGCTCGGTGCCATCACCGCGGCACCGGTGGCCGCGGCGTTCTACCACTTCGCCCCACACATGGTGCAGCGCGCCCTGCCCGCGGTCTGGAAACTGGCGTCCCCGGAGGAGGCCCTGCGCGCCCGGCTCACCGGCGCCGTCCAGGCCCTCGCCGAACTCACCTACGAGCTGCCCGAGTCACACCTCACGGAGACCGCCGACCTGTTGGAGACCGCCGCGGTCGAGGTCGAGGGGGCCGGCCGGGTGCTGGGGGCGGCGAACGCGGCGCTGCCACGCGGCGAATACCCACTCGCCCGGCTCTGGCAGGCGGCGACGGTCCTGCGAGAGCACCGCGGAGACGGGCATGTCGCCGCGCTGGTCGCGGCGGACCTCGATCCGGTCGAGACGCTGGCCTGGCGGGTCGCGGTGGGGATGCGCGCGGCCAACCTGCTCGGCCGCGGCTGGACCGAGGAGGAGTGGGCAGCAGCCCGCGGCCGGCTCCACGACCGGGGTTGGCTGACCACCGACGGCGCGCCAACCGAGCGGGGGCGGGATGGGTTCGGCGCCGTCGAGGACGCCACCGACGCGGCGGCGACCCGACCGTGGCAGGCACTCGGCCCGGAGCGCACCGCTCGGGTCAGGGAACTACTCGAACCGATGGTCCGTACGGGGCATACCATCATCCCGCCGGACAATCCGATCGGCCTGCCGCCCCTGGGTTGA
- a CDS encoding glycosyltransferase family 2 protein, producing the protein MSRPLDHGTSDEFRANRHLDVLVPTRNRPAELAVTLSGLAAQEGVPDFGVVVSDQSDHQPAYAHPAAATMVRVLRHQGHPVLLTRRLPRRGLAEHRASLLAASTAHYVLCLDDDVWLAPGALHRLVTAIEELGCGFVGNAVHGLSYLHDVRPETHRHYEEWNGPPVPERIRPGTPQWERALLHPAANLLHVTERLRLPPGSWRAYKVSWIGGCVLYDREKLVDAGGFDFWRRVQEKHQGEDVAAQLAVLERHGGAGVLPSGAFHLESPTTVTEREVEAWEVLLEQA; encoded by the coding sequence GTGAGCCGACCCCTCGATCACGGCACGTCCGACGAGTTCCGCGCCAACCGGCACCTCGACGTGCTCGTCCCCACCCGAAACCGCCCCGCCGAACTGGCGGTCACCCTGTCCGGGCTGGCCGCCCAGGAGGGCGTACCCGACTTCGGGGTGGTGGTCAGCGACCAATCCGACCACCAGCCGGCGTACGCGCACCCGGCGGCGGCCACCATGGTCCGGGTACTGCGCCACCAGGGGCACCCGGTCCTGCTGACCCGCCGGCTGCCACGGCGTGGGCTGGCCGAGCACCGGGCGTCGCTGCTGGCCGCCTCGACCGCCCACTACGTGCTCTGCCTCGATGACGACGTGTGGTTGGCACCGGGAGCCCTACACCGGCTGGTCACCGCGATCGAGGAGTTGGGCTGCGGGTTCGTCGGCAACGCCGTGCACGGCCTGTCGTATCTGCACGATGTCCGCCCGGAGACGCACCGGCACTACGAGGAGTGGAACGGGCCTCCGGTGCCGGAGCGGATCCGCCCGGGCACCCCGCAGTGGGAACGCGCGTTGCTCCACCCGGCCGCGAACCTGCTCCACGTCACGGAGCGGCTGCGTCTGCCGCCGGGCTCCTGGCGGGCGTACAAGGTGTCCTGGATCGGTGGCTGTGTGCTGTACGACCGGGAGAAGCTGGTGGACGCGGGCGGCTTCGACTTCTGGCGGCGGGTACAGGAGAAGCACCAGGGCGAGGACGTCGCCGCCCAACTCGCCGTACTGGAGCGCCACGGCGGTGCCGGCGTCCTGCCCAGCGGGGCGTTCCACCTGGAATCACCGACCACCGTCACCGAACGTGAGGTCGAGGCATGGGAGGTGCTGCTCGAACAAGCCTGA
- the rfaE2 gene encoding D-glycero-beta-D-manno-heptose 1-phosphate adenylyltransferase — protein sequence MAGAAAEQRRLTAVVECWLGRPVLVVGDAMLDEWRFAESDRLCREAPAPILTLRRRISAAGGAANTAVNIAALGGRAALVAPIGADVAGDELHDCLDRADVWDRTVSQPGRPTPVKRRMLAGSQILLREDSGGPEDPPDDAGVTRLLTALACATAELHAAGGTAPTLVVCDYALGALSAPVRAWLVANRERYATVALDAHDLAEWRGLAPTVVTPSFAEASRLLARTVARPSDDHAPGQGASRGLPLDSPDDAQSDGPSELSVGVAPGNGRGSHPDAHRPTTPAHPEPTAPTHPEPTTPPQPELATAAGRPAATDQPYPAEDQVTRGGTDPADAGLATTDGCAGLGASVDATGSGMDRAVLAESRLAELRQHTGADVVAVTLDTDGAVVAGPDGEPSRSHSNPVPASHTVGAGDAYLAAMTLALAADAPLPIAAQLAQLAATITVSDTGTCVCRREDLLTALDRPADGGWPTLVDADELATIAAAHRRAGRSVVFTNGCFDVLHPGHIRYLEQARALGDLLVVAVNADGSVRRLKGADRPVNPVEDRVALLAALTHVDHVVVFEEDSPARLIEAVRPDVYVKGGDYPPELVPEAPLVRRLGGQVRTLGYVPDRSTSAIIDRIRAHGATAPVAGQA from the coding sequence ATGGCAGGAGCAGCAGCGGAACAGCGCCGGCTCACCGCCGTGGTGGAGTGCTGGCTGGGACGCCCCGTTCTGGTGGTCGGGGACGCGATGCTCGACGAGTGGCGGTTCGCCGAATCAGACCGACTCTGCCGGGAGGCGCCGGCCCCGATCCTCACCCTGCGCCGGAGGATCTCCGCCGCCGGCGGTGCGGCGAACACCGCCGTCAACATCGCCGCACTCGGCGGACGGGCTGCGCTGGTCGCGCCGATCGGCGCGGACGTGGCCGGTGACGAACTGCACGACTGCCTCGACCGGGCCGACGTGTGGGACCGTACGGTCAGCCAGCCCGGCCGTCCGACGCCGGTCAAGCGTCGAATGCTCGCCGGCAGCCAGATCCTGCTACGGGAGGACTCCGGTGGCCCGGAGGATCCGCCTGACGACGCCGGCGTGACCCGGCTGCTCACCGCGTTGGCCTGCGCCACCGCGGAACTGCACGCCGCGGGTGGCACGGCACCGACCCTGGTGGTCTGTGACTACGCGCTGGGTGCCCTATCCGCACCGGTGCGGGCGTGGCTGGTGGCCAACCGGGAGCGCTACGCGACGGTCGCGTTGGACGCGCACGACCTCGCCGAGTGGCGTGGGCTCGCCCCGACTGTGGTCACCCCGAGCTTCGCCGAGGCGAGCCGGCTGCTCGCCCGCACCGTGGCCCGTCCCTCCGACGATCACGCCCCAGGACAGGGCGCCAGCCGGGGCTTGCCCCTGGACAGCCCCGACGACGCACAGTCCGACGGCCCTTCCGAGCTGAGCGTGGGTGTCGCACCGGGCAACGGTCGAGGCTCGCACCCCGACGCCCACCGGCCGACCACCCCGGCCCATCCCGAACCGACCGCCCCCACCCATCCCGAACCGACCACCCCGCCCCAACCCGAGTTGGCCACCGCCGCCGGCCGTCCCGCAGCGACCGACCAGCCCTACCCCGCCGAGGACCAGGTGACCAGGGGCGGCACCGACCCCGCCGACGCCGGCCTCGCCACCACCGACGGGTGCGCCGGCCTCGGGGCGAGCGTGGACGCCACCGGTTCGGGGATGGACCGGGCGGTACTCGCCGAGTCCCGCCTGGCCGAACTACGGCAGCACACCGGCGCCGACGTCGTGGCGGTGACGCTGGACACCGACGGCGCGGTCGTCGCCGGCCCGGACGGCGAGCCCAGCCGCAGCCACAGCAACCCGGTGCCGGCCAGCCACACGGTAGGCGCCGGGGACGCGTATCTGGCGGCGATGACCCTCGCGTTGGCCGCCGACGCCCCACTACCGATCGCCGCGCAGCTCGCCCAGCTCGCGGCCACCATCACCGTCTCCGACACGGGCACCTGTGTCTGCCGGCGGGAGGATCTGCTCACCGCGCTCGACCGCCCCGCCGACGGAGGCTGGCCGACCCTCGTCGACGCCGACGAGCTGGCGACGATCGCCGCGGCGCACCGCCGCGCGGGCCGGTCGGTCGTCTTCACCAACGGCTGCTTCGACGTCCTGCATCCGGGGCACATTCGCTACCTGGAGCAGGCCCGTGCGCTCGGCGACCTACTCGTCGTGGCGGTCAACGCCGACGGCAGCGTCCGTCGACTCAAGGGAGCGGACCGGCCGGTGAACCCGGTCGAGGACCGGGTGGCCCTGCTGGCGGCCCTGACCCACGTTGATCATGTGGTGGTCTTCGAGGAGGACTCGCCCGCCCGGCTCATCGAAGCGGTACGGCCGGACGTCTACGTCAAAGGCGGGGACTATCCGCCGGAACTGGTGCCGGAGGCACCCCTGGTGCGCCGGCTCGGGGGTCAGGTACGCACCCTCGGGTACGTGCCGGACCGTTCCACCTCGGCGATCATCGACCGGATCCGCGCGCACGGCGCCACGGCACCGGTGGCGGGTCAGGCGTGA
- a CDS encoding fatty acid--CoA ligase → MDAPLQVSRILGHGSTVHSTAEVVTWTGAEPRRMTYADVGRLSAQLAHALRDECGVTGDERVATFLWNNTEHLVAYFAVPSMGAVLHTLNIRLLPDQVAYIANHAEDRVMLVDTTLIPLLAKAIGDMTTVRHVVVVGNGDPAPLVAAAGDRISVHHWDTLLAGRPDTYDWPDVDERSAAALCYTSGTTGNPKGVAYSHRSIYLHSLQVCMPESFSLGPRDRVLAIVPMFHAMSWGLPYAAFLSGGSLVLPDRFLQAAPIAEMIAAERPTVAGAVPTIWTDLLAHLDSHDVDTASLGEVIVGGSACPPALMHAFEERHNIRIIHAWGMTETSPLGSVARPPVGVDREQAWRYRYTQGRVPAGVEARIVGPEGVPLAADGTSVGELEVRGPWVTGRYVGDEAPDEDTFRDGWLRTGDVGTLSPDGYLTLTDRAKDVIKSGGEWISSVELENALMAHPDVVEACVVGVPDQRWGERPLATVVLREGATVGAEQLREFLAGSVARWQLPERWAVIDAVPRTSVGKFDKKAVRSRYAEGDLAVRELTAP, encoded by the coding sequence ATGGACGCCCCCCTCCAGGTATCCCGGATCCTTGGCCACGGCTCCACCGTGCACAGCACGGCCGAGGTGGTCACCTGGACCGGTGCCGAGCCCCGCCGGATGACCTACGCCGACGTGGGGCGCTTGTCCGCCCAGTTGGCGCATGCGCTGCGCGACGAGTGCGGCGTGACCGGTGACGAGCGGGTCGCCACCTTCCTGTGGAACAACACTGAGCATCTGGTGGCGTACTTCGCGGTGCCGAGCATGGGTGCGGTGCTGCACACACTCAACATCCGGCTCCTTCCGGACCAGGTGGCATACATCGCCAACCACGCCGAGGACCGGGTGATGCTGGTCGACACGACACTGATCCCCCTGCTGGCGAAGGCCATCGGCGACATGACCACCGTCCGGCACGTGGTGGTCGTCGGCAACGGTGACCCCGCCCCGCTGGTCGCGGCGGCCGGTGACCGGATCTCCGTGCATCACTGGGACACCCTGCTGGCCGGTAGACCGGACACCTACGACTGGCCGGACGTGGACGAACGGTCCGCCGCCGCGCTCTGCTACACGTCCGGCACCACCGGTAACCCCAAGGGGGTGGCCTACTCGCACCGCTCGATCTACCTGCATTCGCTTCAGGTCTGCATGCCGGAGTCGTTCAGTCTCGGGCCGCGGGACCGGGTGTTGGCGATCGTGCCGATGTTCCATGCCATGTCCTGGGGTCTGCCCTACGCGGCATTCCTCTCCGGCGGATCGCTGGTCCTGCCGGACCGGTTCCTCCAGGCCGCCCCGATCGCCGAGATGATCGCCGCCGAGCGACCCACCGTCGCCGGTGCCGTCCCCACCATCTGGACCGATCTGCTCGCGCACCTGGACAGCCACGACGTCGACACCGCCTCCCTGGGGGAGGTGATCGTCGGCGGGTCGGCCTGTCCGCCGGCACTGATGCACGCGTTCGAGGAGCGGCACAACATCCGGATCATCCACGCGTGGGGCATGACCGAGACCTCTCCGCTCGGTTCGGTGGCCCGCCCGCCGGTCGGCGTCGACCGCGAGCAGGCGTGGCGGTACCGCTACACGCAGGGGCGCGTCCCCGCCGGGGTGGAGGCTCGGATCGTCGGCCCGGAGGGCGTGCCGCTGGCCGCCGACGGGACGTCCGTGGGTGAGCTGGAGGTCCGTGGGCCCTGGGTGACCGGGCGGTACGTCGGCGACGAGGCCCCGGACGAGGACACGTTCCGGGACGGCTGGCTACGTACGGGTGATGTCGGCACCCTCTCCCCGGACGGCTACCTGACGCTGACCGACCGCGCCAAGGATGTGATCAAGTCCGGCGGGGAGTGGATCTCGTCGGTGGAGTTGGAGAATGCCTTGATGGCACACCCGGACGTGGTCGAAGCCTGCGTGGTCGGCGTACCGGACCAGCGTTGGGGCGAGCGGCCACTGGCCACTGTGGTGCTACGGGAGGGCGCGACGGTGGGAGCCGAGCAGCTGCGGGAATTCCTCGCCGGTTCGGTGGCCCGCTGGCAGCTGCCCGAGCGCTGGGCGGTCATCGACGCCGTGCCGAGGACCAGCGTGGGCAAGTTCGACAAGAAGGCGGTCCGGTCCCGGTACGCCGAGGGGGACCTTGCCGTTCGAGAGCTGACCGCCCCTTAG